Part of the Synechococcales cyanobacterium T60_A2020_003 genome, AAATACCTATTAACCATAGAGACATTGTAGTTTTTTTTGGGTATCCATCAGCAAAAATCAATTCTCCAGGGAGCAGTCCATCGTGGCACAAGTGGCGATCGCCTGCCATTCCTGAATAGCAACCGGGGGCACTTTGAGGAGAATGGGGTTGCCATCGACGACAGGGAGGGAGAGTCGGATCGGTTGAGTGGGGTCCAGTTGCGACAGGATTAGGGAGAGATCGTACTGGGCGACGTTGGGATAAAGCGGGCTGTTGGGCGAAATCAGAGCAGTTTCATCAGCTAAAAGCAGCGGTTCGGCATCGGGGCGGAGGAGGGTGAGCGATCGCCCATGATCCACCGTTGCAGAACCAGGAAAGGTGATCAGCCGTAGGTACACCGGAGTAATACCGAGGTCGCCAACTTGACGAAAGGCGATCGCTTTCCAGCTATGGCGATCGATGTCGTACAGAGTTTGCCAGGATTTGTAGAGCATTTGCCCGTTCACCTGTTCGGTTTGAAACTCTGCCCAGGCGGGTGTAATGGGTGTGACGAGGGCGATCGCGACTAGAAACAGGCACAAGGTTGCAATACGGATAACGGATCGAAGAGAATTCATGGTACTCCGCTTATTTCAAGGGTATTGTCCAATCGCAAGTAACTGTTCTCGTTCCTGTACGCGATCGGGATCATTAAGCTGAAGGATGGAGACACTAACCCTCGCTTCTGGAGTTAGCGGAACAATAATGGCACCATCAAGGGAAAAGTGGTCTTGCCAGTTCTGCACTCTAGGGTTGAAGAAAGGGGTGAGCTGGTTTATTTCCGGATCAATAGAACCAAGATCGGTGCCTTTGGCACAGTTACAATACGGGTAGGCTAAAGCTAAATTTTCCAGAGAGGTTTCTCCCCCGTGCTTTTCGGAAATAATATGCTCCATTTCGAAGGCCAATAACGTTAAGCGTTGAGGGAATAGACAATATTCGCAGCGATCGCCCGCGCGTTCAATCACCCGACGGCGAAGAGCGGCTGGCACGTAAGTACTCATCACTATTACTGAAGCTGGGCGAAGGCACGGGTCTTAGCCAGCCATACCAGATGTTCTAACGTTAGATATCGCTCTAGCTCAGCTTCTCCCTTTGCAGACAGTGTTCCTAATTGACTTTGAGCCAGTAGATCACTGACTCGCGCTTGAAACTCTGGAGAAGGACGAAGGGCAAGAATTTGTTCTGGAGTCGGTTGGCTAGCCAGCAAAAGCATTATCTCTTGCTCATCTAAAACGGTGGATTGTCGTTGCTGAGCTTGAAACTCCTGTAAACCCAGCTCAATCACATGTGGAAGTTGTCCCTGAAACTGCTCTAGTTTCTGAGCGAGGTCATCGGGTATCTCGATTGTGATGTGTGCCATACCGAGTCAGGAGCGAGAGAATTACTTTTTATTATAGAAATGAGCGAATGCCTATCCGAGCATTTCGCGCTCGACTAGGATGATGTTTTCGGTAACTTGCTCGAAGGTGTCATCATGGCTGATCACAAACAGTTGCCGGAAGCTCTTGATATTGGCGATCGCCTCTGCCAGGGACTGCCGACGGGGTTTGTCCATATTTGTGGTCGGCTCATCAAAAAACGCGACATCGATATCTGCCAGCACTTTCAGTAAGGCCAACCGAACAGCGAGCGCCGCGCACATCTGCTCCCCACCAGAGAGATTGGCAAAGCGGCGGGTGTGGGCTCCTTCCTGCACCAGAATTTCGTAGTCCCGTGTCCATTCCAGCGCGACGTTTTGACGATTGAGCAACTCGCGGAACAGCTTATCCGCTTCTTTGGAAATGGCTTGAACGTACTGTTCAGTAATCCGGGGCCCTGCTTCTTTATAGACCTTGCGGGCAAAGGAAATGAAGCGTTTCACTCGCTCCTGTTCCTTGAGATCAGCCTGGGTGCGATCGCGCTTTTCGGCGGTGTCTTGGAGGGTTCTCAATTGGAAGTCGATAGATTCGAGGAGCTTACGCTGTTGGGGCAGTCCGCCTGCGAGTTGATCGGCCTGGCGGCGAGTATCAGTGTAAAGGGTTTCGATGCGCTGCCACTCTTGGGGATCGTAGGTTTTGAGCAAGGCATCGTAGTCTTTCTGAAGGGTTTGGCGATCGCGCTCCAATCGTTCTAACTCCACGTGGGCAATGTTCAAGTTGGCCTGAACCGTGGCGTATTGCTCTGCATCGTTGTGGAATTGCAAGTACGTTTGGTAGCTGGATTGGTGCTGCTGCCGTAATTGGGTTTGCTGCTCAATGTCAGCCTCCAGATCCTCAAAGGCCTGAAGCTGTTGGGTTAAGTCCTCCACTTCTTTTTCTAGATCGGCATAGCTGGCCTTGAGGCGATTGCGCTCAGCTTCGAGTTTGGGAATTTGCTGCTGCTGTTGTTCGAGGAGTTGGGCACGCCCTTTGGGATTTTCGAGGGCTTGCAGTTGGGTCGTAAGGTCAGAGAGGCGGGTGCGAAGTTTATCCTGTTGCTGAATTTGGGTTTCGAGGTCTGCGATCCGCTGGCGGGTTTGTTCGCCATCTTGCTGGAGTTCGGCTTTCTGCGTTTCCTTGGCATCTAGGGAATCGGCGATCGCGCGATCGCGGTAGGCTTGCTCCAACTGGGATTGCACCGCTTTAAGCTGGGTCTTGAGCTTGGTTTCCGACACCTGTTCGCCCAAATCCGCCAAAATTTGCCGGAGGGTATTCAGCATCTCGCCCGTGAGGTCAACGCCCGCCTGGATCGAATCGCGGACGGTGGCGATCGCGTCGGTGGCGAGCAGGGGCACGGCGGCCTGAATCTCCTCTAAGGTCGCGAGGGCTTGGGTTGCCTGGACTTGGTAGCGATCGCGCTGGTCGGTGCTGTTGGACACTAACTGGTGTAGCTCGGCCTCGAATTGGGTGGCGGCGGCGAGGCGGCTCAACTGTTGCTGGAGACGATCGCGCTGCTGTTCTAGGTCGGGAATAGCTGCAACCTGCTGGCGAAGGGTCTGAATCTGCTCGATCTCTTGGCTAAGCTGTCGCCACTGCTGCCGGAGGCGTTGCAGGTGTTGATCCAACTTATCTTTTTCTAAAACGCTAGCCTGAAGCGCTTGTAGGCGGTGGGTGAGTTCCGTTTGTTCAGTTTCTAGTTCTTGCTGCTGTTGAACCCGGGGTTGGAGTTGAGCCAGTTCTGTTTTGAGTTGAGCAAGGCGATCGAGTTCTACGGTGATACGGGTTACATCCGCTTGTTTGGTCGCCAGGAGTTTTTGTTGGGTGTCTCGCTGTTTTTGGAGTTGTCGCTGCTGTTTGGTGCGCTCCTCTAGCGCCCGCAGCGATCGCTCTGCCTTGAGATACTGTTCGTAACCCTCCCGGTGAGTGTTGCAGCGTTCTACCGCCTCTGCTGCCCGCTGAACGGATTGCTCTAAAAGGGCGATCGCCTGTCGTTTGCCGTCAAGTTGGGCATCTCCGGTTTTGATCTGGTTTTCTAGGGTTTGAACCTGTTGTGCCTGAGCGGAAAGGCTATTTTTGGTCGCTTCCAACTCCGTGAGATGGGCGTTGAGGCGGGTAAGCTGGGTTTCCGCTTGGGTAATATCGTCAGTAATCTGTTGCTGCTGGGCTTGAAGCGGTTCCCACTGTTGCAGGGCATCTTCATATTGGGCGATCGCCTGTTGTAGTCCCTCGATCTTGCCTTTGGCGAATTTCTCCAAGGACAGCATTTTTTGGTTGGTTTGCTTGTATTCCTCAACCTTGAGAATTCGGTCAAAGACTTCTTTTCGCCGCTCTGCTGTTTGCAAAAAGTCAGCAGTGAAGGTGCCCTGGGGAACGCCAATCGTGTTGGCAAAGAGTCGCCCCAGATCCGTCCCCGGTGCAACGCCCAAATGCTCCCGCAGCCAGGGCAGCACTTCATCCTCAATCCGCTTGTATTCCAAGCTTTGGTTAATCTGGGGATCAAAAATTGTGTAGCCGTCTCGCGTGCAGCGTTTGACCAAGTAGGTGCGCTGATCGCGGTTAGAAATGAATTCAACGGTGGCTTGTGCAGTCGAGGCATCGTTGCAGATCAGATCCTCGTTGCGGTACACCCCTCGGTAGTTGAATAACGTCCAAGCGATCGCCTCTAAGATACTGGTCTTGCCTGCGCCGTTTTCGCCACAAATGGCGTTGGTGCCCGGTTGAAAGGTGAAATGGCGATCGCGGTGAGACTTAAAGTTTTTCAGGGTGACGGAGAGAATTTGCATGGCAGACTATATCATCATCGGAAGCGGTGGCGTGGAGCGATCGCAGATTTGGGTAAAAGTCTGCACTGATTAGCCATCCAGTAGGCTAGGACGCATTTGATCGTTCCACCATTGGGCAGTTATGCTCCTATGTTAAATTCATCAGCTATTAAATTCATCTTTGATAGTTTTGGTGCTTGAATCTAAAGCAAGTTCAAGAGGAGCATCCCAATTTTGTACGGGTAGTGCGAGCGTCCCGCTCGCGGGCAAGATGCCCGCACTCCAGACATTGATAAATTTGCAAATGTGGAATGCTCCCAGTTCAAGGCAGTTGGTGCCATGTGTGTGTTGAGGACATAAAAATGCGAACCCCCTATTCATTTAACCTAATCAAAGCGGCTGGATATCGACTGCCCATTATTATTGCTGGGCTTTTGCTGACACCTACAGCAAGCTGGAGTCAAGAAGAACCCATTGTTTAGGGTGAGCCGTTGGCCTCTTCAGCCGATGAGACTCTCCCTATAACTCTCGAACCCGATCCGAATGGGGCGATCGTCCCTACACCCCTACTAGCAGCCTCTGCACTGCTACCAGAAACAGAAACGGACGCAAGCGAACCCATTCCACCTTTGGTATCACAGCAAGCATCCGACTTACTCCCATCCCCCGGAATTCGTGACTTTGACCATCAAACCCTCAATCTCATTGCTCAAGGTGAACTCCCCGAACAAGAGCTGGAGCAAGAGAGAATCCTCGAAGACGATTCGGTGCCTGCTGGCAATGGAGAGGTTATTCGTGAGATTCAAGTGCGCTATGTCGATCGCGATGGGCAACCAACCGAGGGTAAAACACGGAACTTTATCATCACGCGAGAACTCGATTTACAGGTGGGTGATGTCTACGATCCAGACAAAGCATGGCTTAGCCTTACCCGCATCGTGGACTTAGATGCCGTCCAAAATGCCAGCATTGAGCTTGAACCGACGGCAACTCCTGATGAAGTCGTGATGGTGGTTAATGTGCGGGAAGCCTGAACGATTGGTATCCTGAGCGGCACCCAGTTTGAACGCCCCTGGGTACTCCAAGGCATTACCTTGCCCCGTCCCGTGTGGCCTCGCCCCGGACGAACCCCCGGATTCTAAATTCCAGGAAGCGTCGTCTGGCAAAATATTGGCGGGAATGATCAGAACCTCACCTTTGGCATACTTGGCGGGGATGAGTCCGCAGGGACAGCGATCACCTGTTCTGATCCCTGGATTGGCGAGTCTTCAAACCGACTGGGGTACGCGGTTAACTTGGGTTGGATGAGTACGTTAAGTTCCAACTTCAACGGTGGCGAAGATGACGTCGCGTTGCCCAATACCGATGAAGACTTTTGGGAGCAACGAGTCGGTGGTGGTTTCCAAATTATGCAGCAACCAACGCCAGAGTTCGGATGGGCGGCAGGTTTGTCCTACCAGTTGCTCTCGGTGCGAAATGGGATGTTTAGCAACAAGCTCTTTTCCGAAGATGAGTTTGGTAACACCCTCACCCTGAGCGACGACGGAACTGACACCCTTCTTACAGCTAACTTTGCGTTATATCTCAACGAGGCGAACGATCTGCTGTACCCCACCAGCGGTACCCGT contains:
- a CDS encoding DUF3122 domain-containing protein, which gives rise to MNSLRSVIRIATLCLFLVAIALVTPITPAWAEFQTEQVNGQMLYKSWQTLYDIDRHSWKAIAFRQVGDLGITPVYLRLITFPGSATVDHGRSLTLLRPDAEPLLLADETALISPNSPLYPNVAQYDLSLILSQLDPTQPIRLSLPVVDGNPILLKVPPVAIQEWQAIATCATMDCSLEN
- a CDS encoding SMC family ATPase yields the protein MQILSVTLKNFKSHRDRHFTFQPGTNAICGENGAGKTSILEAIAWTLFNYRGVYRNEDLICNDASTAQATVEFISNRDQRTYLVKRCTRDGYTIFDPQINQSLEYKRIEDEVLPWLREHLGVAPGTDLGRLFANTIGVPQGTFTADFLQTAERRKEVFDRILKVEEYKQTNQKMLSLEKFAKGKIEGLQQAIAQYEDALQQWEPLQAQQQQITDDITQAETQLTRLNAHLTELEATKNSLSAQAQQVQTLENQIKTGDAQLDGKRQAIALLEQSVQRAAEAVERCNTHREGYEQYLKAERSLRALEERTKQQRQLQKQRDTQQKLLATKQADVTRITVELDRLAQLKTELAQLQPRVQQQQELETEQTELTHRLQALQASVLEKDKLDQHLQRLRQQWRQLSQEIEQIQTLRQQVAAIPDLEQQRDRLQQQLSRLAAATQFEAELHQLVSNSTDQRDRYQVQATQALATLEEIQAAVPLLATDAIATVRDSIQAGVDLTGEMLNTLRQILADLGEQVSETKLKTQLKAVQSQLEQAYRDRAIADSLDAKETQKAELQQDGEQTRQRIADLETQIQQQDKLRTRLSDLTTQLQALENPKGRAQLLEQQQQQIPKLEAERNRLKASYADLEKEVEDLTQQLQAFEDLEADIEQQTQLRQQHQSSYQTYLQFHNDAEQYATVQANLNIAHVELERLERDRQTLQKDYDALLKTYDPQEWQRIETLYTDTRRQADQLAGGLPQQRKLLESIDFQLRTLQDTAEKRDRTQADLKEQERVKRFISFARKVYKEAGPRITEQYVQAISKEADKLFRELLNRQNVALEWTRDYEILVQEGAHTRRFANLSGGEQMCAALAVRLALLKVLADIDVAFFDEPTTNMDKPRRQSLAEAIANIKSFRQLFVISHDDTFEQVTENIILVEREMLG
- a CDS encoding BamA/TamA family outer membrane protein — protein: MPGSVVWQNIGGNDQNLTFGILGGDESAGTAITCSDPWIGESSNRLGYAVNLGWMSTLSSNFNGGEDDVALPNTDEDFWEQRVGGGFQIMQQPTPEFGWAAGLSYQLLSVRNGMFSNKLFSEDEFGNTLTLSDDGTDTLLTANFALYLNEANDLLYPTSGTRVQFGLD
- a CDS encoding HNH endonuclease, translating into MMSTYVPAALRRRVIERAGDRCEYCLFPQRLTLLAFEMEHIISEKHGGETSLENLALAYPYCNCAKGTDLGSIDPEINQLTPFFNPRVQNWQDHFSLDGAIIVPLTPEARVSVSILQLNDPDRVQEREQLLAIGQYP